The Methanomethylovorans hollandica DSM 15978 genome includes a region encoding these proteins:
- the crcB gene encoding fluoride efflux transporter CrcB — MSRDWDLKDLLVIGCGGFLGAVARFAFYQSLTSVKGTLAVNVLGSFCLGLLMYHSDYLGYVPPRTRLFLGIGFLGSFTTFSSFAVYAFQMSFITSLIFMCANILPGLLGVLLGRACIIYLGRRR, encoded by the coding sequence ATGTCCAGAGACTGGGATCTCAAGGATCTGCTTGTAATTGGCTGCGGTGGATTTCTGGGTGCAGTGGCCAGGTTCGCGTTCTATCAGAGCCTGACATCTGTTAAAGGAACTCTGGCTGTTAATGTCCTGGGGAGCTTTTGCCTGGGCTTGCTTATGTATCACAGTGATTATCTGGGTTATGTTCCTCCCCGCACCCGCCTGTTCCTTGGCATCGGTTTTTTGGGCTCGTTCACGACATTTTCAAGTTTTGCAGTGTATGCTTTCCAGATGAGCTTTATAACTTCTCTGATATTCATGTGTGCCAATATACTGCCAGGCCTGTTGGGTGTTCTCCTGGGGCGAGCCTGTATTATCTATCTGGGAAGGAGGCGATAG
- a CDS encoding ubiquitin-like small modifier protein 1, with protein MTEVKVRLFANLKEIAGTSELKLGGDTVLEVLEALVRQFPGLKDRIFETTASDPILCGYVNVFLNGDNITHLDGLDTKVSDYDELGVLPPVSGG; from the coding sequence ATGACAGAGGTTAAGGTAAGGCTCTTTGCAAACCTTAAAGAGATAGCAGGGACTTCTGAGTTGAAGCTCGGGGGCGATACGGTGCTTGAAGTGCTGGAAGCCCTTGTGCGGCAATTTCCCGGCCTTAAGGACAGGATATTTGAAACAACTGCTTCTGATCCCATATTATGCGGATATGTGAATGTTTTTCTCAACGGTGACAATATCACTCATCTTGATGGTCTTGACACCAAGGTCAGTGATTACGATGAGCTGGGCGTATTGCCTCCGGTATCCGGCGGGTGA
- a CDS encoding 50S ribosomal protein L16 codes for MVRKPASMYRNVRQRSFTRRKYMGGVPGSQVIHYDMGSKTEDFPVKISLIVKERCQIRHTALEAARITANRAITTAAGRTGFHLKLRVYPHEVLRENKQATGAGADRVSSGMRGAYGKNVGTAARMSAGQKIFTISVNKENYAIAKDALRRAGHKLPTPVRIVIDQGLELVQ; via the coding sequence ATGGTAAGAAAGCCAGCAAGTATGTACAGGAACGTCAGACAACGTTCATTCACCCGCAGGAAATACATGGGTGGTGTTCCGGGAAGCCAGGTCATTCACTACGATATGGGTAGCAAAACTGAAGATTTCCCCGTAAAAATCTCTCTCATTGTGAAAGAGAGATGCCAGATCAGGCATACTGCTCTTGAAGCTGCACGTATCACTGCCAACAGGGCTATAACGACTGCAGCCGGTCGTACAGGTTTCCATTTGAAGCTCAGAGTGTATCCCCATGAAGTTCTAAGAGAGAATAAGCAGGCAACTGGTGCAGGTGCAGACCGTGTATCAAGCGGTATGAGGGGTGCCTACGGGAAAAATGTAGGAACTGCTGCCAGGATGTCTGCCGGGCAGAAGATCTTTACGATATCCGTGAACAAAGAGAATTATGCTATCGCTAAGGATGCACTGAGACGTGCCGGTCATAAACTTCCCACTCCGGTGAGGATAGTAATTGACCAGGGACTTGAACTTGTACAGTAA
- a CDS encoding molybdopterin molybdotransferase MoeA: MDRIFKERMPVSQAKEKFLASIVPLTRTEDISIRDCPGRVLATHTIAPRNVPHFRRSAMDGYAMRAADTLGASPLNPVMLQLSDVVEEGTCTRIGTGQHMPEGADAVMMIEDTISMGDMIEIRAQLHPGKNVGDIGEDIRKNEILFNKGHLLRACDVGVLASLGIREVKVYCKPVVAIIPVGDDLVPLSYTELPSAGKNLESNSLMIGLYVEQWGGVPKYHNIVPEDTAQIEQAIKENIDADMLIISGGTSVGEKDFVPGVVASRGELLVHGVGLSPGKPTALGLVNGKPVVCMPGYPAAGLVALFVFGRPALRKVANAPDVPDVIVKAQLSSKVTSREGYLSYARVILDGRTAHPLMTAGAGILSSIAKSQGFVIITEHVEGYEKDSEVDVVLIE; encoded by the coding sequence ATGGACAGGATATTCAAGGAGCGCATGCCCGTCAGCCAGGCAAAAGAGAAATTCCTGGCATCTATTGTTCCTCTTACAAGGACCGAAGATATCAGTATCCGGGATTGTCCCGGCAGGGTGCTGGCCACACACACCATAGCTCCCAGGAATGTGCCTCATTTCAGACGATCCGCAATGGACGGTTATGCCATGAGGGCTGCGGACACTCTGGGAGCATCTCCTCTTAATCCTGTGATGTTACAGCTTTCTGATGTTGTGGAAGAAGGCACATGCACGAGGATAGGCACAGGTCAGCATATGCCTGAAGGCGCTGATGCGGTGATGATGATAGAAGACACTATATCCATGGGGGATATGATCGAAATACGGGCACAGTTACATCCGGGCAAGAATGTGGGCGACATTGGCGAGGATATACGCAAGAATGAGATCCTTTTCAACAAAGGTCATCTGCTTAGGGCATGTGATGTCGGAGTGCTGGCCTCCCTGGGTATCCGGGAAGTAAAAGTGTACTGTAAGCCAGTGGTTGCCATAATTCCGGTTGGCGATGATCTTGTACCTCTCTCGTACACCGAGCTGCCTTCTGCCGGCAAAAACCTGGAAAGCAACAGCCTCATGATAGGACTGTATGTGGAACAATGGGGTGGAGTACCTAAGTATCATAATATAGTGCCTGAGGATACTGCTCAGATCGAACAGGCTATTAAAGAGAACATAGATGCAGATATGCTGATAATTTCCGGTGGCACATCCGTAGGAGAGAAGGACTTCGTGCCCGGAGTTGTAGCTTCCCGGGGAGAACTGCTGGTGCATGGTGTGGGTCTGAGTCCGGGGAAACCCACTGCTCTTGGTCTGGTCAATGGTAAGCCTGTTGTGTGTATGCCAGGGTATCCTGCTGCGGGTCTTGTGGCATTGTTCGTTTTTGGCAGACCCGCACTCAGAAAGGTGGCAAATGCCCCGGATGTGCCCGATGTTATTGTAAAGGCACAGCTGAGCTCCAAGGTCACTTCGAGGGAAGGTTATCTCAGTTACGCGAGAGTGATACTCGATGGCAGGACTGCACATCCTCTGATGACTGCAGGCGCCGGTATTCTTAGTTCCATTGCCAAATCCCAGGGATTCGTTATCATAACGGAACATGTCGAAGGATATGAAAAAGACAGCGAAGTCGATGTCGTGCTGATCGAATAG
- a CDS encoding RAD55 family ATPase: protein MAGYSLGIKELDEILGEIREGTNIMMIGPPMSSKDELLNLIVYSGFINGNSSIIVSTRETGERFFEWFDRNEINISEANIGIVDCVTKTLGMGASETERIKRASSPVDLTGIGVKISQFFEDFVLKKKVPQNRLCINSLSTILMYSNLQTVFKFLHVFTGRMKAANGLGIYVVEDGMHDLQAITTLQQLFDGMIEIHASGEHHCLRVVGLTPKPTPWFEYEIEGSHLKLKECK from the coding sequence ATGGCAGGATATTCATTAGGCATCAAAGAGCTAGATGAGATCCTTGGTGAAATCAGGGAGGGAACCAATATCATGATGATAGGTCCTCCTATGAGTTCTAAAGATGAGCTCCTTAACTTGATCGTTTATAGCGGCTTTATCAATGGTAATTCATCCATAATCGTATCCACCAGAGAAACAGGTGAGAGGTTCTTCGAGTGGTTCGATCGTAATGAAATAAATATATCAGAAGCTAATATAGGCATAGTTGATTGCGTTACCAAGACACTTGGAATGGGGGCTTCTGAAACAGAGAGGATAAAACGTGCTTCAAGCCCGGTGGATCTGACAGGCATTGGAGTTAAGATCAGCCAGTTCTTTGAGGACTTTGTGCTGAAAAAAAAAGTACCTCAGAACAGACTTTGTATAAACTCCCTTTCAACGATCCTCATGTATTCCAACCTGCAGACTGTGTTCAAATTTCTTCATGTGTTCACCGGAAGAATGAAAGCAGCAAATGGATTAGGAATATACGTAGTAGAGGATGGAATGCATGATCTTCAAGCCATAACTACCCTCCAGCAGCTTTTTGATGGCATGATAGAGATCCATGCAAGTGGCGAACATCACTGCTTGCGTGTAGTGGGATTGACACCAAAGCCAACTCCCTGGTTTGAGTATGAGATCGAAGGCAGCCACCTGAAACTAAAAGAATGCAAATAA
- the lpdD gene encoding prenylated flavin chaperone LpdD has product MIVIEIKKDVGRIQLLLKGESAGTDLFFVLSGGREHIGAVAMGIYDRESHRASASVISSPGHREDEIALRAARKVSAVTQSTIVFMVGIHVDNITVDEIREILKASEAMIDELIENLR; this is encoded by the coding sequence ATGATCGTGATCGAGATCAAAAAAGATGTTGGAAGGATACAGCTCCTTTTAAAAGGGGAGTCTGCAGGAACTGATCTATTCTTTGTGTTATCGGGTGGCAGAGAGCATATAGGTGCTGTTGCCATGGGCATCTATGATCGGGAAAGTCACCGTGCCTCAGCTTCCGTGATCAGTTCCCCGGGGCACAGAGAAGATGAGATCGCTCTGCGCGCAGCAAGGAAGGTCAGTGCTGTAACACAGAGCACAATAGTCTTTATGGTCGGCATCCATGTAGATAATATAACGGTTGATGAGATCCGGGAGATATTGAAGGCTTCAGAGGCAATGATAGATGAGCTTATTGAGAATCTAAGGTGA
- the dph2 gene encoding diphthamide biosynthesis enzyme Dph2: MADSEAFDFQISKIIDVIRDTTAKRVGLQFPEGFKRRAAGIALEIEEATGAHVLISGNPCFGACDIDVDLARRVEILFHFGHAVLDDSSYAQNVYFIEVRSNADIGQVVSKSLKALEGERIGVITTVQHVHKLQTACEILQAHGKVCVIGKGDAKIAYPGQILGCNFSSARAELCDEYLYIGSGYFHPMGVALSTGRRVLIADPFVNEVRELDISKVLKQRSAVIGRSLDAALFGIIVCSKPGQERMALALRLQDMVRRHGKDARIIMMDLVTPDQLLQFKVDAFVNTACPRLAIDEVGRFNAPMLTPPELEIVLGEKKWEDMAFDEITA; the protein is encoded by the coding sequence TTGGCAGACAGTGAAGCATTTGATTTTCAGATATCAAAGATCATTGATGTAATAAGAGACACAACTGCAAAAAGAGTGGGGTTACAGTTCCCTGAAGGCTTCAAGCGCAGAGCTGCAGGCATAGCCCTAGAGATCGAAGAAGCCACCGGTGCGCATGTGCTTATATCCGGCAATCCATGTTTTGGGGCATGTGACATAGACGTTGATCTGGCACGCAGAGTGGAGATACTCTTCCATTTCGGGCATGCAGTGCTTGATGACAGTAGCTATGCACAAAATGTGTATTTTATTGAGGTAAGGTCCAATGCCGATATTGGACAAGTTGTGAGCAAGTCCCTGAAAGCGCTTGAAGGTGAGAGGATAGGGGTCATCACCACAGTACAGCACGTGCATAAGCTACAGACAGCATGTGAAATATTACAGGCCCATGGCAAAGTTTGCGTGATAGGGAAAGGCGATGCAAAAATAGCATATCCCGGACAGATATTGGGATGTAACTTTTCCTCGGCAAGGGCCGAGTTGTGCGATGAATACCTGTACATAGGAAGTGGCTACTTCCACCCCATGGGAGTGGCATTGTCTACAGGAAGAAGAGTGCTCATAGCAGATCCTTTTGTAAATGAAGTCAGAGAGCTGGATATCTCAAAGGTGCTCAAACAGCGCAGTGCAGTGATAGGAAGATCACTTGATGCTGCCCTATTTGGAATAATCGTATGTTCAAAGCCCGGACAGGAACGCATGGCACTTGCACTGAGGTTACAGGACATGGTGCGCAGGCATGGTAAAGATGCCAGGATCATAATGATGGACCTTGTTACACCTGACCAGTTACTCCAGTTCAAAGTAGATGCCTTTGTGAATACAGCATGTCCGAGGCTTGCTATTGATGAGGTTGGCCGTTTCAATGCACCCATGCTTACTCCACCGGAACTGGAGATCGTACTGGGTGAGAAGAAATGGGAAGATATGGCATTCGATGAGATCACTGCCTGA
- the hpt gene encoding hypoxanthine/guanine phosphoribosyltransferase: MLEILRESFKEIPIVKRGDYYYFIHPVSDGVPALEPELLEEIAEYIVERADLDVGRILTIEAMGIPLATTVSLMTDIPLAIVRKRKYELEGEVTLSQSTGYSKGELYINGVKKGDRVLIIDDVISTGGTLLALVRALKNIGATIAGIFVVIERGEGVASLRTEGIEVTTLVRIDVDEHGVHILED; the protein is encoded by the coding sequence ATGCTAGAGATATTACGCGAGTCCTTTAAAGAGATCCCTATTGTGAAAAGGGGAGATTACTATTATTTTATCCATCCGGTCTCTGATGGGGTTCCTGCACTGGAACCGGAGCTTCTGGAAGAGATTGCAGAGTACATTGTGGAAAGAGCAGACCTGGATGTGGGCAGGATACTTACAATAGAGGCCATGGGCATCCCGCTGGCAACCACTGTTTCTTTGATGACCGATATACCTCTTGCCATTGTGCGCAAAAGGAAATATGAACTGGAAGGTGAAGTAACCCTTTCTCAGAGCACTGGCTATTCTAAAGGTGAATTATACATCAATGGCGTAAAAAAAGGTGACAGGGTGCTTATAATTGACGATGTGATCAGTACCGGTGGTACTTTGTTGGCACTGGTAAGGGCGCTGAAGAACATTGGAGCCACAATTGCAGGTATCTTTGTTGTCATAGAGCGCGGTGAAGGGGTTGCAAGCCTTAGAACAGAAGGCATAGAAGTGACAACACTGGTGCGTATAGATGTAGATGAACATGGCGTGCATATACTGGAGGACTAG
- the cofD gene encoding 2-phospho-L-lactate transferase, with translation MLIFSGGTGTPKLIEGLRNILPEEEITIVVNTAEDMWVSGNLVTPDLDTLLYLFSGKLDTAKWWGIKNDTFMTSDALRSLGHDEIMRLGDQDRATNIMRSDLLRAGYSLTKATKKLAGALGIRSAILPMSDDPVKTMITTSSGKVHFQEFWVKEHGKPEVLEVVQEDIEKASIAPDVLEALEKEDHVLIGPSNPITSIGPILALQGMKELLKKKKVVAVSPIIGKEPVSGPAGKLMAARGLEVSSAGVVDCYGDILDIMILDERDEYGISALKNAACKILITDTLMKNADKSTALARFVVEAFT, from the coding sequence ATGCTCATATTTTCCGGTGGGACAGGAACTCCCAAACTTATTGAAGGCCTCAGGAACATACTTCCTGAAGAAGAGATAACTATAGTTGTGAATACAGCAGAGGACATGTGGGTATCCGGAAATCTAGTAACACCGGATCTCGATACCTTGCTTTATCTTTTTTCTGGTAAACTTGATACTGCTAAGTGGTGGGGAATTAAGAATGACACTTTCATGACCTCTGATGCCCTCAGATCCCTGGGACATGACGAAATAATGAGGCTGGGTGACCAGGATCGTGCCACAAATATAATGCGTTCCGATCTTTTAAGAGCGGGCTATTCCCTTACGAAAGCAACAAAAAAGCTTGCTGGAGCTTTAGGTATCCGGTCAGCAATACTGCCCATGTCCGATGATCCGGTAAAGACGATGATAACAACATCCTCCGGAAAAGTGCATTTTCAGGAGTTCTGGGTGAAGGAACATGGCAAACCCGAGGTGCTGGAAGTTGTGCAGGAAGATATCGAAAAAGCATCCATTGCACCGGATGTTCTTGAAGCGTTGGAAAAAGAGGATCATGTGCTGATCGGACCCAGTAACCCTATCACGAGCATCGGACCCATACTGGCCTTGCAAGGGATGAAAGAACTGCTTAAGAAGAAAAAAGTTGTCGCGGTAAGTCCCATAATTGGAAAGGAACCTGTGAGCGGACCAGCCGGAAAGCTGATGGCTGCAAGAGGTTTAGAAGTCTCTTCTGCCGGTGTAGTCGATTGCTATGGGGACATCCTGGACATAATGATACTGGATGAGAGGGATGAGTATGGTATCTCTGCTTTGAAGAATGCAGCATGTAAGATACTTATCACTGATACCCTCATGAAGAATGCGGATAAAAGTACAGCTCTGGCCAGGTTTGTAGTAGAGGCTTTTACTTGA
- a CDS encoding MogA/MoaB family molybdenum cofactor biosynthesis protein, translating into MQSSTPRSHKISIKENIRFALITVSTSRFEKYGRARSPQEAEDLSGDRMYTKVKDNGHEVISYSLVPDDTVFIRDLISRMIDEDVDVIVTSGGTGLSPDDVTIEAISPLFHKEIHGFGEYFRYLSIGQIGSSVVLTRACAGIVGNKVIFCLPGSPNAVDLAFSEVILPEAGHILKHVGKVA; encoded by the coding sequence ATGCAATCCTCAACACCACGATCCCACAAAATATCTATAAAAGAAAATATACGATTTGCGCTCATAACCGTTTCAACATCGAGGTTCGAAAAATATGGTCGTGCAAGATCGCCACAGGAGGCTGAAGACCTGTCCGGAGATCGGATGTACACCAAAGTCAAGGATAACGGGCATGAGGTTATATCGTATTCATTGGTTCCCGACGATACAGTATTTATCCGGGATCTGATCTCCCGTATGATAGACGAGGATGTAGACGTTATAGTGACCAGCGGTGGCACCGGATTAAGTCCTGACGATGTGACCATAGAAGCTATATCTCCTCTGTTCCACAAGGAAATACATGGTTTTGGAGAATACTTCAGATACCTCAGTATAGGACAGATCGGCAGTTCTGTGGTCCTCACAAGAGCTTGTGCTGGCATAGTGGGAAACAAAGTGATATTTTGTCTTCCGGGTTCACCAAACGCAGTGGATCTCGCGTTTTCTGAAGTAATCCTGCCTGAAGCAGGTCATATTTTGAAGCATGTTGGAAAGGTAGCGTGA
- a CDS encoding YhbY family RNA-binding protein has protein sequence MDKDKLYKLKVEASQLKPIMNIGKNGITDAVVEEIRKHLKANRLIKIKMLKSSREEKDTTTIAGELAQVTASQIIEIRGNNVVLYR, from the coding sequence ATGGACAAAGACAAATTATACAAACTAAAAGTAGAAGCTTCACAACTGAAACCCATAATGAACATTGGTAAGAACGGAATTACTGATGCAGTGGTGGAAGAAATAAGGAAGCATCTTAAAGCCAACCGCCTGATCAAAATAAAAATGCTAAAAAGCTCCAGAGAAGAAAAAGATACAACAACAATAGCCGGAGAACTTGCACAGGTCACAGCCTCTCAAATAATAGAAATAAGAGGTAATAACGTAGTACTGTACAGGTGA
- a CDS encoding METTL5 family protein produces the protein MKQRKLEIMLEKVKGFERPDVNLEQYVTPAPIAAEVLHFAFMHGNLQGTVYDLGCGTGVLAIGAKLLGAERVIGFDLDPSALQIARQNASMMGVDVEFVQCDISGVPEHADTVIMNPPFGAQCKGNDRPFLSTALRVADVTYSVHNCGSHRFIKSFIEPAIISDWYETGFPIKRTFKFHKKDVELVKVEIYRIVRRDGST, from the coding sequence ATGAAGCAGAGAAAACTTGAAATCATGCTGGAAAAGGTAAAAGGGTTCGAAAGACCTGATGTAAACCTGGAACAATATGTCACACCTGCCCCAATAGCCGCTGAAGTGCTGCACTTTGCGTTCATGCATGGAAACCTGCAAGGAACGGTATACGACCTTGGATGTGGCACCGGTGTCCTTGCTATTGGTGCAAAGCTCCTGGGTGCAGAGAGAGTAATAGGTTTTGATCTGGATCCCAGTGCTCTTCAGATAGCAAGACAGAACGCATCTATGATGGGAGTTGATGTGGAATTCGTGCAATGTGACATCTCAGGTGTACCTGAACATGCAGATACAGTAATAATGAACCCGCCGTTTGGAGCACAATGCAAGGGTAATGACAGGCCCTTCCTCTCAACTGCCCTGAGAGTTGCAGATGTGACATATTCCGTACATAATTGCGGAAGTCACAGATTCATTAAGAGTTTTATAGAACCTGCGATCATTAGTGACTGGTATGAAACTGGTTTTCCTATAAAACGAACATTTAAATTTCATAAAAAGGATGTAGAACTGGTCAAGGTTGAGATCTACCGGATAGTCCGGCGAGATGGCAGCACGTAA
- a CDS encoding fluoride efflux transporter FluC — protein MWEGGDSTSYSALLLVGIGGTIGAILRYLVAGAMPRLSVIPAGTLTVNVVGSFILSCLTFSGANGGILYLVNIGILGSFTTFSTFSYESFRLLEENELSYFVLNIGLNLVICLASVKAGQLLVNLI, from the coding sequence ATCTGGGAAGGAGGCGATAGCACGTCATACTCCGCCTTATTGCTTGTTGGCATCGGCGGCACTATAGGTGCAATTTTGCGCTACCTTGTAGCCGGAGCAATGCCGAGGCTATCTGTGATCCCTGCAGGCACTCTGACGGTGAACGTTGTTGGGAGCTTCATACTCTCCTGTCTGACCTTCTCAGGAGCCAATGGCGGGATCTTATACTTAGTGAACATCGGCATACTGGGCTCCTTCACCACATTCTCCACTTTCTCGTATGAGAGTTTTCGTCTGCTGGAGGAGAACGAACTAAGTTATTTTGTTCTCAATATAGGACTCAACCTGGTCATATGCCTGGCATCCGTGAAGGCAGGCCAGTTGCTGGTAAACTTAATCTAA
- a CDS encoding HD domain-containing protein, translating into MKVVRDPIHGYIELDELMLSLIDSPPMQRLRRIRQLGLSNLVYPGANHTRFEHSLGVMHLATILTRQIDSVSQQEKDELRAAALLHDIGHGPLSHVTESFITQYTRQKHEDVLHLLRKGEIAEILDAHGLSSTTIQKHIKGETDLGKILSSEIDVDRMDYLVRDSHYTGVAFGLVDHVRLIHEMQFYENNLVVGSGGVKAAESLLVSRFLMHPSVYYHHVSRIAETMCIRAIEELIQKNAIKPTELRQMDDSDMLHIMRYDDGHSGDLARRLEERKLYKRALYVGFEEVTEGVLRHRGNIRRIEAEIASMAGIDPTDVLIDIPRSPEIPELKALVKLNGRMVRLDEASYVVATLEQAHWDNWKMGVYTPKEFREKVGKAAREFFEVKKTTKQFRLTEL; encoded by the coding sequence ATGAAGGTTGTTCGTGATCCCATTCACGGTTATATTGAACTCGATGAGCTCATGCTTTCTCTTATAGATTCTCCTCCTATGCAGCGTTTGCGCAGGATAAGGCAACTCGGGCTTTCTAATCTGGTCTACCCCGGTGCCAATCATACACGTTTTGAGCATTCTCTGGGTGTCATGCACCTTGCGACCATATTGACAAGGCAGATCGATTCAGTGTCCCAGCAGGAAAAGGATGAACTGAGAGCTGCAGCTTTGCTCCATGATATAGGGCATGGTCCTCTTTCACATGTAACAGAGAGCTTTATAACTCAATATACACGCCAGAAGCATGAGGATGTGCTTCATTTGCTGCGTAAAGGTGAGATCGCAGAAATATTGGATGCACACGGTCTAAGTTCCACGACCATCCAGAAACACATCAAAGGAGAAACAGACCTTGGCAAGATCCTGAGCAGTGAGATTGATGTGGATCGTATGGATTATCTGGTACGAGATTCTCATTATACGGGTGTTGCATTCGGGTTGGTGGACCATGTAAGGCTCATACATGAGATGCAGTTCTATGAAAACAACCTGGTAGTAGGTTCAGGAGGGGTCAAGGCCGCAGAATCTTTGCTTGTGTCCAGGTTTCTCATGCACCCATCCGTATATTATCACCATGTATCCCGTATAGCAGAAACGATGTGTATCCGTGCTATTGAGGAACTTATACAGAAAAATGCGATCAAGCCCACGGAACTGCGGCAGATGGATGATTCAGACATGTTGCACATCATGCGTTACGATGATGGTCATAGCGGTGATCTGGCCCGACGTCTTGAAGAACGCAAGCTTTATAAAAGGGCTTTGTACGTAGGATTTGAGGAGGTCACAGAGGGCGTTTTGAGGCACAGAGGTAATATACGCAGGATCGAAGCTGAGATCGCATCTATGGCTGGCATCGATCCCACAGATGTGCTCATAGACATACCTCGCTCTCCGGAGATTCCAGAGCTAAAAGCACTTGTGAAGCTCAACGGCAGGATGGTGAGACTTGATGAAGCTTCTTATGTTGTTGCCACGCTTGAGCAGGCTCACTGGGATAACTGGAAGATGGGTGTCTACACTCCAAAGGAGTTCCGCGAAAAAGTGGGAAAAGCTGCGAGGGAGTTCTTTGAGGTAAAAAAGACCACCAAGCAGTTCAGACTCACGGAGTTATGA
- a CDS encoding DUF190 domain-containing protein, with amino-acid sequence MKHVILRIYLSEKDSYRGKAAYHAVIEFFKKAGIAGVTVHHCIAGYGVDHVIHTANVLRLGADLPIIVQAVDAEDKIRSIIPKLRQMLPRELMILQEVEVIPPSVVHK; translated from the coding sequence ATGAAGCATGTTATCCTTAGGATATACCTGAGCGAAAAGGATTCGTATCGTGGAAAGGCTGCATATCATGCTGTGATCGAATTCTTTAAAAAAGCAGGCATAGCGGGAGTAACTGTACATCATTGTATAGCAGGTTATGGTGTGGATCATGTGATCCATACGGCAAATGTGCTAAGGCTTGGTGCAGACCTGCCCATAATAGTGCAGGCAGTTGATGCGGAGGATAAGATCCGGTCAATAATCCCAAAACTGCGCCAGATGCTTCCGCGTGAGCTAATGATACTGCAGGAAGTGGAGGTAATACCTCCTTCAGTGGTTCATAAATAA
- a CDS encoding AraC family transcriptional regulator: MIGLEILNEPEIKEIEERNVAYVSFVGNYLGNTNVFNDLFTKLLGWAGPKQLMGPDTILMSAYHDDPSVTPPEELKLDVCMTIEDDIKVEGEIKKKKLPGGKYVVMRAELTGAEEYGPAWEKVVEWMIQNNLEIDMSRASYEIYLNSP, translated from the coding sequence GTGATAGGTTTGGAAATTTTAAACGAGCCCGAGATAAAAGAGATAGAAGAAAGGAATGTAGCATATGTTTCATTTGTCGGCAACTATCTGGGAAACACCAACGTCTTTAATGACTTGTTCACTAAACTTCTTGGTTGGGCAGGTCCGAAACAATTGATGGGACCAGATACTATTTTGATGTCTGCCTATCATGATGATCCAAGCGTTACACCTCCGGAAGAACTTAAGCTGGATGTGTGTATGACCATTGAAGATGATATTAAAGTTGAAGGGGAAATAAAAAAGAAAAAGCTTCCCGGGGGAAAGTATGTAGTAATGCGTGCAGAACTGACAGGAGCAGAAGAATATGGTCCTGCATGGGAAAAGGTAGTTGAGTGGATGATACAAAATAACCTTGAAATTGATATGTCCAGGGCAAGTTATGAGATATATTTAAACTCTCCCTGA
- a CDS encoding UbiX family flavin prenyltransferase: protein MEIVVGISGASGSLYGIRLLEILSKMGIVTHLVITRSARQIIEIETDYSVVEVEDIASYVYEEKEFTAPIASGSHRFHGMIIAPCSMKTVGSIANGMSDNLLERTADVCLKERRRLVIVPRETPLNEIHLENMLKLTRAGAIILPACPGFYSKPKNIDDLVNSIAGRALDLAGIDNDIYKRWK, encoded by the coding sequence ATGGAAATTGTAGTAGGGATCAGCGGAGCATCAGGGTCTCTTTACGGCATAAGGCTGCTTGAGATACTTTCTAAGATGGGCATAGTCACACATCTTGTTATAACCAGATCTGCAAGGCAGATCATAGAGATAGAGACTGACTATTCAGTTGTCGAGGTAGAGGATATAGCAAGCTATGTCTATGAGGAAAAAGAGTTCACTGCACCCATAGCCAGTGGATCACACAGGTTTCACGGTATGATCATTGCTCCATGCAGTATGAAGACAGTTGGCTCCATTGCAAATGGCATGTCTGACAACCTTCTAGAAAGAACGGCTGATGTATGCCTCAAGGAAAGACGCAGGCTTGTTATTGTGCCGCGGGAAACTCCATTGAACGAGATACACCTTGAAAACATGTTAAAGCTCACCAGGGCAGGAGCTATCATACTGCCTGCATGCCCGGGCTTCTACTCAAAGCCTAAGAACATTGATGATCTTGTAAACTCCATTGCAGGAAGAGCCCTGGACCTCGCAGGGATAGATAATGACATATATAAAAGATGGAAATAA